A single window of Mycobacteriales bacterium DNA harbors:
- a CDS encoding ferritin-like domain-containing protein: MSDTDLLTAALVAEHAAVYGYGVLGGRLDDETRAAARTAFDSHRNRRDLLTAALTERGAEAPVTQAAYDVVVPDRAGALLLAVRLEEGLSQRWRDLLAGTDDVELRRLALAGLNETAVRATQWRVRARVTPATVALPGA; encoded by the coding sequence GTGAGCGACACCGACCTGCTGACCGCGGCGCTCGTGGCCGAGCACGCCGCGGTCTACGGCTACGGCGTGCTCGGCGGCCGGCTCGACGACGAGACCCGCGCGGCCGCGCGCACCGCCTTCGACAGCCACCGCAACCGGCGCGACCTGCTCACGGCGGCCCTCACCGAGCGGGGCGCCGAGGCCCCGGTGACGCAGGCGGCGTACGACGTGGTGGTCCCCGACCGCGCGGGTGCGCTGCTGCTGGCCGTCCGGCTCGAGGAGGGCCTGTCGCAGCGCTGGCGAGACCTGCTCGCCGGCACCGACGACGTCGAGCTGCGCCGGCTCGCGCTGGCCGGGCTGAACGAGACCGCGGTGCGCGCGACCCAGTGGCGGGTCCGCGCGCGCGTCACCCCCGCGACCGTGGCCCTTCCCGGCGCCTGA
- a CDS encoding HAD-IA family hydrolase, whose product MLFDWGGTLSTHVDVDLLDMWRAAARVLAPTDPEPVAAALLEAELHWWRSRVSAGDGTGSGTTEAIVRSVAAETHLDVAGALSAYHGAWEVTVAHDPHAVACLTALRDRGLRTGLLSNTHWPRALHDRWLADAGLLDLLDARVYTSELAHMKPHPEAFLALTAALGVDPAECVFVGDRPRDDVSGAQALGMRTVLLTGRPVEPFDVVPDASLPDLAGLADLVASWSP is encoded by the coding sequence GTGCTCTTCGACTGGGGCGGCACGCTGTCGACGCACGTCGACGTCGACCTGCTCGACATGTGGCGGGCCGCCGCCCGGGTGCTCGCCCCGACCGACCCCGAGCCGGTGGCCGCCGCCCTGCTCGAGGCCGAGCTGCACTGGTGGCGCAGCCGGGTCAGTGCGGGTGACGGGACCGGTTCGGGGACGACCGAGGCCATCGTGCGGTCGGTCGCGGCCGAGACGCACCTCGACGTCGCGGGCGCGCTCTCGGCGTACCACGGTGCCTGGGAGGTCACGGTCGCGCACGACCCGCACGCGGTGGCGTGCCTGACGGCGCTGCGGGACCGCGGGCTGCGCACCGGGCTGCTGTCCAACACCCACTGGCCGCGGGCCCTGCACGACCGCTGGCTGGCTGACGCGGGGCTGCTCGACCTGCTCGACGCGCGGGTCTACACCAGCGAGCTGGCCCACATGAAGCCGCACCCCGAGGCCTTCCTGGCCCTCACCGCAGCGCTCGGCGTCGACCCGGCCGAGTGCGTCTTCGTCGGTGACCGGCCGCGCGACGACGTCTCCGGCGCGCAGGCCCTCGGGATGCGCACGGTGCTGCTCACGGGCCGGCCGGTCGAGCCCTTCGACGTCGTGCCCGACGCTTCGCTGCCCGACCTCGCCGGTCTCGCGGACCTCGTCGCCTCCTGGTCCCCCTGA
- a CDS encoding aminoacyl-tRNA deacylase, protein MAGKGTPATVVLDREGVAHVLHAYEVPADHPGGYGEAGAAALGVEPERMFKTLLADLDGELVVGVVPVAGSLDLKALATALGGKRAAMAEPARAERATGMVVGGISPLGHRAPHRTAVDETVELWDTVHVSAGRRGLSLEIAPGDLLRLTGAVLADLAR, encoded by the coding sequence ATGGCCGGCAAGGGGACCCCCGCGACGGTGGTGCTCGACCGGGAGGGCGTGGCGCACGTGCTCCATGCCTACGAGGTCCCCGCCGACCACCCGGGCGGCTACGGCGAGGCCGGCGCCGCGGCGCTCGGCGTCGAGCCGGAGCGGATGTTCAAGACGCTGCTCGCCGACCTCGACGGCGAGCTCGTCGTCGGGGTCGTGCCGGTCGCTGGATCGCTCGACCTCAAGGCGCTCGCCACGGCGCTCGGCGGCAAGCGGGCAGCGATGGCCGAGCCGGCGCGCGCCGAGCGGGCCACCGGCATGGTCGTCGGCGGCATCAGCCCGCTCGGTCACCGGGCGCCGCACCGCACCGCCGTCGACGAGACCGTCGAGCTGTGGGACACCGTGCACGTCTCCGCCGGCCGCCGCGGGCTGTCGCTCGAGATCGCACCCGGCGACCTGCTGCGGCTGACCGGCGCCGTCCTCGCGGACCTCGCGCGATGA
- a CDS encoding proline--tRNA ligase encodes MSTLFLRTLRADPADAEVPSHKLLVRAGYVRRVAPGVYTWLPLGLRVLNRVGQVVREEMDRIGAQEVLLPALVPAEYYQATGRWTEYGDNVFRLQDRKKADYMLGPTHEEVFTTLVKGEYSSYKDLPVMLYQVQTKFRDEARPRAGILRGREFVMKDSYSFDLDDAGLARSYELHRQAYVATFERLGLDYRIVSAVSGAMGGSASEEFLAKAPTGEDTFVACTSCDYAANTEAVEVKAAAPQDPATQPALAVHDTPDTPTIDSLVEHFRGLGREITAGDTLKNVVVTLRQPTGETSVLVVGLPGDREVDLKRLEANVTPAEVLPFDDFANHPGLVRGYIGPQGLPEGTRYLVDPLVVPGSAWVTGANEAGKHATDVVMGRDFEPEGTIPAAEVREGDLCSRCGSPLTIDRGIEIGHIFQLGRKYADAFSLDVLGPEGKPVRVTMGSYGIGVSRAVAAIAEQSYDEKGLVWPRSVSPIDVHVVVAGQGEQQEGGEALAAGLEAAGLVVLLDDRKKVSPGVAFKDAELIGTPTYVVVGKTLATDGTVEIRDRRSGSSRSVAMADAVAEVVSEVRGA; translated from the coding sequence ATGTCCACGCTGTTCCTGCGCACCCTCCGCGCAGACCCGGCGGACGCGGAGGTCCCGAGCCACAAGCTGCTGGTCCGCGCCGGCTACGTGCGCCGCGTCGCGCCCGGTGTCTACACCTGGCTGCCGCTCGGCCTGCGCGTCCTCAACCGGGTCGGGCAGGTCGTGCGCGAGGAGATGGACCGCATCGGCGCGCAGGAGGTGCTCCTGCCCGCGCTGGTGCCGGCGGAGTACTACCAGGCCACCGGGCGCTGGACGGAGTACGGCGACAACGTCTTCCGGCTGCAGGACCGCAAGAAGGCGGACTACATGCTCGGGCCGACGCACGAGGAGGTCTTCACCACGCTGGTGAAGGGCGAGTACTCCTCCTACAAGGACCTGCCCGTCATGCTCTACCAGGTCCAGACGAAGTTCCGCGACGAGGCGCGTCCGCGCGCCGGCATCCTGCGCGGCCGCGAGTTCGTGATGAAGGACAGCTACTCCTTCGACCTCGACGACGCCGGGCTGGCGCGCTCCTACGAGCTGCACCGCCAGGCCTACGTCGCGACCTTCGAGCGGCTCGGCCTCGACTACCGCATCGTGTCCGCCGTGTCGGGCGCCATGGGCGGCAGCGCGTCGGAGGAGTTCCTCGCCAAGGCACCGACCGGTGAGGACACCTTCGTCGCCTGCACCTCCTGCGACTACGCCGCCAACACCGAGGCTGTCGAGGTCAAGGCCGCCGCGCCGCAGGACCCCGCGACCCAGCCCGCGCTGGCCGTCCACGACACCCCGGACACTCCGACGATCGACAGCCTGGTCGAGCACTTCCGCGGCCTCGGCCGCGAGATCACCGCCGGCGACACCCTCAAGAACGTCGTCGTCACCCTGCGCCAGCCGACCGGTGAGACGTCGGTCCTGGTCGTCGGTCTGCCGGGTGACCGCGAGGTCGACCTCAAGCGCCTCGAGGCCAACGTCACGCCGGCCGAGGTGCTGCCGTTCGACGACTTCGCCAACCACCCCGGGCTCGTCCGCGGCTACATCGGCCCGCAGGGCCTGCCCGAGGGGACCCGCTACCTCGTCGACCCGCTCGTCGTGCCGGGCTCGGCCTGGGTCACCGGCGCCAACGAGGCGGGCAAGCACGCGACCGACGTGGTCATGGGCCGCGACTTCGAGCCCGAGGGCACCATCCCCGCGGCCGAGGTCCGCGAGGGCGACCTGTGCTCGCGCTGCGGCTCGCCGCTCACCATCGACCGCGGCATCGAGATCGGCCACATCTTCCAGCTCGGACGCAAGTACGCCGACGCGTTCTCGCTCGACGTACTCGGTCCGGAGGGCAAGCCGGTCCGCGTCACGATGGGCTCCTACGGCATCGGCGTCTCGCGTGCGGTCGCAGCGATCGCCGAGCAGTCCTACGACGAGAAGGGCCTCGTCTGGCCCCGCTCCGTGTCGCCGATCGACGTGCACGTCGTCGTCGCCGGGCAGGGCGAGCAGCAGGAGGGCGGCGAGGCCCTGGCGGCGGGGCTCGAGGCCGCGGGGCTCGTGGTGCTGCTGGACGACCGCAAGAAGGTCAGCCCGGGGGTGGCCTTCAAGGACGCCGAGCTGATCGGCACCCCGACCTACGTCGTCGTGGGCAAGACGCTCGCGACCGACGGCACCGTCGAGATCCGGGACCGGCGGTCCGGCTCGTCGCGGTCGGTCGCGATGGCCGACGCCGTCGCGGAGGTCGTGTCCGAGGTGCGCGGGGCCTGA
- a CDS encoding S8/S53 family peptidase: MPAPRLVLAAAAAVLALPTAAATLPTATAAPAAVPRVVVADIDTGVNPYHEAYYAGGGPYKGRKGPSSVTPAVLKEFGIGPSQVLKVTRTGSFAEDRARDMAMWDKVEPGKPYWFAGTNVIGISFEPKTATSTPILADPGDTHGVGTTSAVLNANPDAVVVLVESFGEASEEWAFNHPAVDIVTTSYGIPGSPPGMGHLASSYTGTVLKGKLHFGAADNSPAGSPPDGTSGPWWTIGVAGFHEDTSGGRETLSGNFVDVVADFTQTLPYCVDCETGTRSASGTSFATPRSAGTASLVLLEARRKAGHRGGPLVRPDGASLMVSGKGRQITPWQVRRALEEGSAYPSMSGYDAASALLDDTGAMPVADAAPYVQIGWGVLSTRTEYAVVAESLAHLGVRGTPTRTKSDAACDYMTAQHDARVAYWDTLIPSSESFLTGFDPYVACRD, encoded by the coding sequence GTGCCCGCACCCCGTCTCGTCCTCGCCGCTGCCGCGGCCGTGCTCGCGCTGCCCACGGCGGCCGCGACCCTGCCGACCGCGACCGCCGCTCCCGCTGCGGTCCCGCGCGTCGTGGTCGCCGACATCGACACCGGCGTCAACCCCTACCACGAGGCCTACTACGCGGGCGGCGGTCCCTACAAGGGCCGCAAGGGCCCCTCCAGCGTCACGCCGGCGGTGCTCAAGGAGTTCGGCATCGGCCCGTCGCAGGTGCTGAAGGTGACCCGCACCGGGTCCTTCGCCGAGGACCGCGCGCGCGACATGGCGATGTGGGACAAGGTCGAGCCCGGCAAGCCGTACTGGTTCGCGGGCACCAACGTCATCGGCATCTCCTTCGAGCCGAAGACTGCGACCTCGACACCGATCCTCGCCGACCCGGGCGACACCCACGGGGTGGGCACGACCTCGGCGGTCCTCAACGCCAACCCCGACGCGGTCGTCGTCCTCGTCGAGAGCTTCGGCGAGGCCAGCGAGGAGTGGGCCTTCAACCACCCGGCCGTCGACATCGTGACGACCAGCTACGGCATCCCCGGCAGCCCGCCCGGCATGGGCCACCTCGCCAGCAGCTACACCGGCACCGTCCTCAAGGGCAAGCTGCACTTCGGTGCGGCCGACAACTCCCCCGCCGGCTCGCCGCCCGACGGCACGTCCGGCCCGTGGTGGACCATCGGCGTCGCGGGCTTCCACGAGGACACCAGCGGCGGGCGCGAGACGCTGTCGGGCAACTTCGTCGACGTCGTCGCCGACTTCACCCAGACGCTGCCCTACTGCGTCGACTGCGAGACCGGCACCCGCTCGGCGAGCGGCACGTCGTTCGCGACGCCGCGCAGCGCGGGCACCGCCTCGCTGGTGCTGCTCGAGGCCCGGCGCAAGGCCGGCCACCGGGGCGGCCCGCTCGTGCGTCCGGACGGCGCCTCGCTCATGGTCTCCGGCAAGGGCCGCCAGATCACTCCCTGGCAGGTGCGTCGTGCGCTGGAAGAGGGTTCCGCGTACCCCTCGATGAGCGGCTACGACGCCGCGTCGGCGCTGCTCGACGACACCGGCGCGATGCCCGTCGCGGACGCGGCGCCCTACGTCCAGATCGGCTGGGGCGTGCTGTCGACCAGGACGGAGTACGCCGTGGTCGCCGAGTCGCTGGCGCACCTCGGGGTGCGGGGCACGCCGACCCGCACCAAGAGCGACGCCGCGTGCGACTACATGACCGCGCAGCACGACGCCCGCGTCGCCTACTGGGACACCCTCATCCCGTCGAGCGAGTCCTTCCTCACCGGCTTCGACCCCTACGTCGCCTGCCGCGACTAG
- a CDS encoding bifunctional polysaccharide deacetylase/glycosyltransferase family 2 protein, translated as MTGGRAARRPQAHWGVLVVLLLALVGALLLQGLTEGSRSGTGSAARESAPLSGGSAVAYDGRDGLASRPLEPRSVALTFDDGPDPEWTPAVLDLLRREGVPATFFVTGAQLSAHPELVRRAVREGHEVGLHTWSHRDLSELSSWRARLELSLTQLGLAGATGRTSALVRPPYSSTPGALDTDELAVVARATGDGYLVVLADQDARDWERPGSTAVEQALAPTGDDGTVLLLHDGGGDRAQTIAALPAVIASHRAAGHSFTTVSGGLGLPAQAGLARAGRVTVLQGDALLLAVAASGALVTAVTWLVLPIGALMLLRTLLVVGLAGRHVRTARARVGDGTWAPGVSVLVPAYDEAVGIEATVRSLVASDHTGPLEVVVVDDGSSDGTPELVEALVAREGLTGVRVVRQANAGKAMALARGAREARHDLLVMLDGDTVFEPETVRWLVQPLQDPRVGAVSGNTKVGNRHGLLGRWQHLEYVMGFNLDRRMLDLFGCIPTVPGASGAFRRAALAAAGGMSTDTLAEDTDITMAITRAGYRVVYEERARAWTEAPLTFRDLWRQRYRWAYGTLQCVWKHRGAVRERSSLGLLGIPYMLTVQVLLALLSPVVDVFAVYGLLAGDAVEVLAFWTAFQLLGVVSAAYALRLDGESLRPLWALPLQQVVYRQLMYLVVIQSVVAAASGVRLPWHKLERTGVDSDLVPAGAP; from the coding sequence ATGACCGGTGGGCGCGCCGCGCGCCGCCCGCAGGCGCACTGGGGCGTGCTGGTCGTGCTGCTGCTCGCGCTCGTGGGTGCCCTCCTGCTGCAGGGCCTCACCGAGGGCAGCCGGTCGGGCACCGGCAGCGCGGCCCGCGAGTCCGCGCCCCTGTCGGGTGGGTCGGCGGTGGCCTACGACGGCCGTGACGGGCTCGCCTCGCGCCCGCTCGAGCCGCGGTCGGTGGCGCTCACCTTCGACGACGGCCCGGACCCGGAGTGGACCCCCGCGGTCCTCGACCTGCTGCGCCGCGAGGGCGTGCCCGCGACCTTCTTCGTCACCGGTGCCCAGCTGTCCGCGCACCCCGAGCTGGTGCGCCGGGCCGTCCGCGAGGGGCACGAGGTCGGCCTGCACACCTGGAGCCACCGCGACCTGTCGGAGCTGTCGTCGTGGCGCGCGCGCCTCGAGCTGTCGCTGACCCAGCTCGGTCTGGCGGGCGCGACCGGCCGCACCAGTGCGCTCGTCCGACCGCCCTACAGCTCCACCCCCGGTGCGCTCGACACCGACGAGCTCGCCGTGGTGGCGCGCGCCACCGGCGACGGCTACCTCGTGGTCCTCGCCGACCAGGACGCCCGCGACTGGGAGCGACCCGGGTCGACGGCCGTCGAGCAGGCGCTCGCCCCCACCGGTGACGACGGCACCGTCCTGCTGCTCCACGACGGTGGCGGCGACCGCGCGCAGACGATCGCTGCCCTGCCCGCGGTCATCGCCTCCCACCGCGCCGCGGGTCACTCCTTCACGACCGTGTCGGGTGGTCTGGGCCTGCCTGCCCAGGCCGGGCTCGCCCGGGCCGGCCGCGTCACCGTCCTGCAGGGCGACGCGCTGCTGCTCGCCGTCGCCGCCTCCGGTGCGCTGGTCACCGCCGTCACCTGGCTGGTCCTGCCCATCGGTGCGCTCATGCTGCTGCGCACCCTGCTCGTCGTCGGGCTCGCCGGCCGCCATGTCCGCACCGCCCGGGCTCGCGTCGGTGACGGCACCTGGGCGCCGGGGGTCAGCGTCCTCGTGCCGGCCTACGACGAGGCGGTCGGCATCGAGGCGACCGTGCGGTCGCTGGTCGCGAGCGACCACACCGGCCCGCTCGAGGTCGTGGTGGTCGACGACGGCTCGAGCGACGGCACCCCCGAGCTCGTCGAGGCGCTGGTCGCCCGCGAGGGACTGACCGGGGTGCGGGTGGTCCGCCAGGCCAACGCGGGCAAGGCGATGGCCCTCGCGCGCGGTGCCCGTGAGGCCCGGCACGACCTGCTCGTCATGCTCGACGGTGACACCGTCTTCGAGCCCGAGACGGTGCGCTGGCTGGTCCAGCCGCTGCAGGACCCGCGGGTCGGTGCGGTCAGCGGCAACACCAAGGTCGGCAACCGGCACGGGCTGCTCGGTCGTTGGCAGCACCTCGAGTACGTCATGGGCTTCAACCTCGACCGCCGGATGCTCGACCTCTTCGGCTGCATCCCGACGGTCCCGGGTGCCAGCGGGGCCTTCCGGCGCGCGGCTCTTGCGGCAGCCGGCGGGATGAGCACCGACACCCTCGCCGAGGACACCGACATCACGATGGCCATCACCCGGGCCGGCTACCGCGTCGTCTACGAGGAGCGGGCCCGTGCCTGGACCGAGGCGCCGCTGACCTTCCGCGACCTGTGGCGGCAGCGCTACCGCTGGGCCTACGGCACCCTGCAGTGCGTCTGGAAGCACCGGGGCGCGGTCCGGGAGCGGTCGAGCCTCGGTCTGCTCGGGATCCCCTACATGCTCACCGTCCAGGTGCTGCTCGCCCTGCTGTCACCGGTCGTCGACGTCTTCGCCGTCTACGGCCTGCTCGCCGGCGACGCCGTCGAGGTGCTCGCCTTCTGGACGGCCTTCCAGCTGCTCGGCGTCGTGTCCGCCGCCTACGCGCTGCGGCTCGACGGCGAGAGCCTGCGGCCGCTGTGGGCGCTGCCGTTGCAGCAGGTCGTCTACCGCCAGCTGATGTACCTCGTGGTCATCCAGTCGGTGGTCGCCGCGGCGAGCGGGGTCCGGCTGCCCTGGCACAAGCTCGAGCGCACCGGCGTCGACAGCGACCTGGTGCCCGCGGGCGCTCCCTAG
- a CDS encoding antibiotic biosynthesis monooxygenase: MSEPTPATAGAVTVTVTRRAAPERGPEVLAWLRAGRSLVEQFPGFLGIGWVKPTAASPDWHVLYRFSDAARLAAWERSDQRAWWLGSAQGLVEETRTEKRTGIEGWFEPADTVEVAAPKGPPRWKQGTVIWLGFFPVNVVMALLLGLVTDDVPLVPRIAITSLACTPVMVYVVLPRLTRALGWWLQGAPPPWRRGRG; the protein is encoded by the coding sequence ATGAGCGAGCCCACCCCTGCCACCGCCGGCGCGGTCACCGTCACGGTGACCAGGCGGGCCGCCCCCGAGCGCGGCCCGGAGGTGCTGGCCTGGCTGCGCGCCGGCAGGTCGCTCGTCGAGCAGTTCCCCGGCTTCCTCGGCATCGGCTGGGTCAAGCCGACCGCGGCCAGCCCCGACTGGCACGTGCTCTACCGCTTCAGCGACGCCGCCCGGCTGGCCGCCTGGGAGCGCTCCGACCAGCGGGCGTGGTGGCTCGGGTCCGCGCAGGGGCTGGTCGAGGAGACCCGCACCGAGAAGCGCACCGGCATCGAGGGCTGGTTCGAGCCCGCCGACACCGTCGAGGTCGCGGCCCCGAAGGGCCCGCCGCGCTGGAAGCAGGGCACCGTCATCTGGCTGGGCTTCTTCCCCGTCAACGTCGTGATGGCGCTGCTGCTCGGCCTGGTCACCGACGACGTGCCGCTCGTGCCGCGCATCGCGATCACCAGCCTCGCGTGCACCCCCGTGATGGTCTACGTCGTGCTGCCGCGGCTCACCCGCGCGCTCGGCTGGTGGCTCCAGGGGGCACCGCCGCCGTGGCGACGCGGCCGCGGCTAG
- a CDS encoding peroxide stress protein YaaA produces the protein MLVLLPPSETKAAGTDGPRLGLATLSFPELTRTRKSLVADLQRLAKTQPAELSQALGLSAGQAGELARDRVLTSAPTLPALEVYTGIVYDNLDYPSLPADARRRADASLVVASALFGLLRPTDRIPAYRLSGGTVLPGHGGLGGRWRPVLEPLLAARDELVVDLRSGDYAKLARVPGAVEVRVLRDTDGRRTVVSHDNKWTKGKLARALCLDAVTTVADVAEVGRSVCDAVEVDGSRVDLLLHGLASAR, from the coding sequence GTGCTCGTCCTGCTGCCCCCGTCGGAGACCAAGGCGGCCGGTACCGACGGCCCCCGGCTCGGCCTCGCGACGCTGTCGTTCCCGGAGCTGACCCGCACCCGCAAGTCGCTCGTCGCGGACCTCCAGCGGCTCGCCAAGACGCAGCCCGCCGAGCTGTCCCAGGCGCTCGGCCTGTCGGCCGGTCAGGCCGGCGAGCTCGCCCGCGACCGGGTCCTCACCAGCGCCCCGACCCTGCCGGCGCTCGAGGTCTACACCGGCATCGTCTACGACAACCTCGACTACCCGTCGCTGCCCGCGGACGCCCGCCGCCGGGCGGACGCCTCGCTCGTCGTGGCGTCGGCGCTGTTCGGGCTGCTGCGGCCGACGGACCGCATCCCGGCGTACCGGCTGTCGGGAGGCACCGTCCTCCCCGGTCACGGGGGGCTGGGAGGTCGATGGCGACCTGTCCTCGAGCCGCTGCTCGCCGCGCGCGACGAGCTCGTCGTGGACCTGCGCTCCGGCGACTACGCCAAGCTGGCGCGGGTGCCGGGCGCCGTCGAGGTGCGGGTGCTGCGCGACACCGATGGCCGGCGCACCGTCGTCAGCCACGACAACAAGTGGACCAAGGGCAAGCTCGCGCGAGCGCTGTGCCTCGACGCGGTCACGACGGTCGCCGACGTGGCCGAGGTGGGCCGTTCGGTCTGCGACGCGGTCGAGGTCGACGGGTCGCGCGTCGACCTCCTGCTGCACGGCCTGGCCAGCGCCCGCTGA
- a CDS encoding aldehyde dehydrogenase family protein codes for MTLSLKPGTSWDEVYARARSAAPEAFDADRILNLIGGEWKRVGDPGEHVTPVDGSPIQGPPRISHDDAVTAVAQAAGEHKAWGEVDLDERKAKVAAAVAEMREHRDTLALLLVWEIGKPWRLACADVDRALDGVDWYLGEIERQLAGRTPLPGPVSNIASWNYPMSVQVHAELVQALAGNAVVAKTPSQGGFHTLTLAHAIMKRQGLPVTLLSGVGSSLGNALISAPEIGALAFVGGRANGRKAATTLADTGKRHFLEQEGLNTWGIWDFSGWSDLAGHLKKGFEYAKQRCTAYPRYVVQRELFPEFLEMYLPVVQSLKFGHPLAVETSFDPLPDLDFGPVIHATKAAELREHYEAAVRGGAIPLYRGDLTDGRFLDGQDTSAYVAPASVLSPPTNWALHHAEPFGPLDSVIIVDTENELLAAMNASNGALVGSVATDDADFGARVGEQLQAFKVGLNKPRSRGDRDEVFGGKGASWKGAFVGGDLLVQAVTEGDGQLYGNFPSYSLYPDKV; via the coding sequence GTGACGCTCTCGCTCAAGCCCGGCACGTCCTGGGACGAGGTCTACGCCCGCGCCCGCAGCGCAGCGCCCGAGGCCTTCGACGCGGACCGCATCCTCAACCTCATCGGCGGTGAGTGGAAGCGCGTCGGCGACCCCGGCGAGCACGTGACGCCCGTGGACGGGAGCCCGATCCAGGGCCCGCCCCGCATCAGCCACGACGACGCGGTCACCGCTGTCGCCCAGGCCGCCGGCGAGCACAAGGCCTGGGGCGAGGTCGACCTCGACGAGCGCAAGGCCAAGGTCGCGGCGGCCGTCGCCGAGATGCGCGAGCACCGCGACACCTTGGCCCTACTGCTGGTCTGGGAGATCGGCAAGCCCTGGCGGCTCGCCTGCGCCGACGTCGACCGCGCGCTCGACGGCGTCGACTGGTACCTCGGCGAGATCGAGCGGCAGCTCGCCGGACGCACCCCGCTGCCGGGCCCGGTCAGCAACATCGCGTCGTGGAACTACCCGATGTCGGTGCAGGTCCACGCCGAGCTCGTGCAGGCGCTGGCGGGCAACGCGGTCGTCGCCAAGACCCCGAGCCAGGGCGGCTTCCACACCCTCACCCTCGCCCACGCAATCATGAAGCGGCAGGGCCTGCCGGTCACGCTGCTGTCCGGCGTCGGGTCCTCGCTCGGCAACGCGCTCATCAGCGCCCCCGAGATCGGCGCGCTGGCCTTCGTGGGCGGCCGTGCCAACGGCCGCAAGGCCGCGACGACGCTGGCCGACACCGGCAAGCGGCACTTCCTCGAGCAGGAGGGCCTCAACACCTGGGGCATCTGGGACTTCAGCGGCTGGTCCGACCTCGCGGGCCACCTCAAGAAGGGCTTCGAGTACGCCAAGCAGCGCTGCACCGCCTACCCGCGCTACGTCGTGCAGCGCGAGCTGTTCCCGGAGTTCCTCGAGATGTACCTCCCCGTCGTGCAGTCGCTGAAGTTCGGCCACCCGCTCGCGGTGGAGACCTCCTTCGACCCGCTGCCCGACCTCGACTTCGGCCCGGTCATCCACGCCACCAAGGCCGCCGAGCTGCGGGAGCACTACGAGGCCGCGGTCCGCGGCGGCGCGATCCCGCTCTACCGCGGCGACCTCACCGACGGTCGCTTCCTCGACGGCCAGGACACCTCCGCCTACGTCGCTCCGGCGTCGGTGCTGTCACCGCCGACCAACTGGGCGCTGCACCACGCCGAGCCCTTCGGTCCGCTCGACAGCGTCATCATCGTCGACACCGAGAACGAGCTGCTGGCGGCGATGAACGCCTCCAACGGTGCCCTCGTCGGCTCCGTCGCGACCGACGACGCCGACTTCGGCGCCCGGGTCGGTGAGCAGCTGCAGGCCTTCAAGGTCGGCCTCAACAAGCCGCGCAGCCGCGGTGACCGCGACGAGGTCTTCGGTGGCAAGGGCGCGTCCTGGAAGGGCGCCTTCGTCGGCGGTGACCTGCTCGTGCAGGCCGTCACCGAGGGCGACGGCCAGCTCTACGGCAACTTCCCGTCGTACTCCCTCTATCCCGACAAGGTCTGA
- a CDS encoding GNAT family N-acetyltransferase, translating into MLRTSGVRLLDERDLADVLALLSRDPVADVFVASRIEAAGLVSWRLGAEVWGTGDRGRLEALCYAGANLVPVQASPDAARAFAERARRQGRRCSSIVGPTDAVAAMWQVLQSSWGRARDVRDTQPLLAIDGPPLVAADPLVRRVRRDEVDVLLPACVAMFTEEVGVSPLLGDGGALYRARVEELVAQGRAFARIESGAVLFKAEIGAATSSASQVQGVWVHPSLRGRGIGTAGTATVVEIAQRDIAPVVSLYVNDYNTGARCSYDKVGFHQVGTFASVLF; encoded by the coding sequence ATGCTGAGGACGTCGGGGGTGCGGCTCCTCGACGAGCGCGATCTCGCCGACGTCCTGGCGCTGCTGTCGCGCGACCCGGTGGCCGACGTCTTCGTTGCCAGCAGGATCGAGGCGGCGGGGCTCGTGAGCTGGCGGCTCGGCGCGGAGGTGTGGGGCACCGGCGATCGCGGTCGGCTCGAGGCCCTGTGCTACGCCGGGGCCAACCTCGTCCCGGTGCAGGCGAGCCCCGACGCGGCGCGGGCCTTCGCCGAGCGGGCCCGCAGGCAGGGCCGGCGCTGCTCGTCGATCGTCGGCCCGACGGACGCGGTCGCCGCGATGTGGCAGGTGCTGCAGTCGTCGTGGGGCCGGGCCCGCGACGTGCGCGACACCCAGCCCTTGCTCGCGATCGACGGCCCACCCCTCGTGGCGGCCGACCCGCTGGTCCGCCGGGTCCGGCGCGACGAGGTCGACGTACTCCTGCCTGCCTGTGTCGCGATGTTCACCGAGGAGGTCGGCGTCTCGCCCCTGCTGGGCGACGGCGGTGCGCTCTACCGCGCACGGGTCGAGGAGCTCGTCGCGCAGGGTCGGGCGTTCGCCCGGATCGAGAGCGGGGCAGTGCTGTTCAAGGCCGAGATCGGGGCGGCGACGTCGAGCGCCAGCCAGGTGCAGGGCGTGTGGGTCCACCCCTCGCTGCGCGGCCGCGGGATCGGCACGGCTGGCACCGCCACGGTCGTCGAGATCGCCCAGCGAGACATCGCCCCGGTCGTCAGCCTCTACGTCAACGACTACAACACCGGTGCGCGCTGCAGCTACGACAAGGTCGGCTTCCACCAGGTCGGCACGTTCGCCAGCGTGCTGTTCTGA